One genomic segment of Peromyscus leucopus breed LL Stock chromosome 23, UCI_PerLeu_2.1, whole genome shotgun sequence includes these proteins:
- the Fam220a gene encoding LOW QUALITY PROTEIN: protein FAM220A (The sequence of the model RefSeq protein was modified relative to this genomic sequence to represent the inferred CDS: inserted 1 base in 1 codon; deleted 1 base in 1 codon) — MRAGRGTPGTCLANVKRSQGGDLDKLSCGLEKRSQKXEPQPADVPSWTDQPAADTDGKSQDTVVASLEMKHDQIEADLILHSGYKVLQYLKESMGRNLAPAASVSKILSSALEEHLAGVSCGIGDALGSNWPGKGPRATDSCGQYPKGESWVSGWPGHPKLREMGFLKCELLSAVPEGLGTRSELSYPYSELCQLPHASAHYEVLPEDETRCVSLDHLNPMFSEQTVEYEKTLSSLKSTSDGLQIVVRVTGSAILQISKSDAIDKVQAEQ; from the exons ATGAGGGCTGGAAGAGGGACCCCGGGTACTTGCTTGGCAAATGTAAAGAGGTCACAAGGAGGTGACTTGGACAAACTATCATGTGGCCTTGAGAAGAGAAGCCAGA GGGAGCCCCAGCCAGCAGATGTGCCTTCCTGGACAGATCAGCCTGCAGCAGATACTGATGGAAAGTCACAGGACACAGTGGTGGCATCCTTGGAAATGAAACATGATCAGATTGAGGCTGACCTCATACTTCACAGTGGGTACAAAGTGCTTCAGTATCTGAAGGAATCAATGGGAAGAAATTTGGCTCCAGCAGCCTCCGTAAGCAAGATTCTGTCATCTGCTTTGGAAGAACATCTGGCTGGGGTATCCTGTGGCATCGGAGATGCACTAGGAAGTAACTGGCCAGGAAAAGGGCCCAGGGCCACAGACAGCTGTGGACAGTACCCCAAAGGAGAGTCCTGGGTGTCAGGATGGCCAGGTCATCCG AAACTGAGGGAAATGGGTTTCTTGAAGTGTGAACTTCTAAGTGCCGTTCCTGAGGGGCTGGGCACCAGGTCGGAACTGTCTTACCCATATTCTGAGCTGTGCCAGCTGCCACATGCTTCTGCCCATTATGAAGTTCTCCCAGAAGATGAGACAAGATGTGTATCCCTCGACCATTTAAACCCTATGTTTTCAGAGCAAACAGTAGAATACGAGAAAACTCTCTCAAGCTTAAAAAGTACTTCAGATGGTCTGCAGATAGTCGTGAGGGTCACTGGCTCTGCAATCCTCCAGATTAGCAAGTCTGATGCCATAGATAAGGTACAGGcagaacaataa